From a single Shewanella denitrificans OS217 genomic region:
- a CDS encoding transglycosylase SLT domain-containing protein yields MRNTLVTSCLTAASMALIFFSQSLSAYTQDQQTYLDASRALENKQYGQYRTLRAKLNDYPLAMYLDYNATMADTLKLPGKNALIEIEKYKGSPLYNSARYRYLLTAGKAQRWRDFLVISPDRPNDVRLQCYFNLALYHQGDKKTAFEATDELWLYGKSRPNECDPLFALWTQAGHRSQTMIWSRMLLSFNAGQHGLVSYLAQKITRHKTEANLLVSVYKDPNSLRHTQRFSNNAAIYGDIVEAGLRKLALSNINQAISLYKKYHKLHRFGPEQDASLNHYLVRRALIFKVEKQRSHIDSMLPKLKSDELFGMRMRWAIGEKDDATVAKYLNLLSPEGKADPRWQYWQIRITGKTDAALAQTQANILSQERNFYGFYAAQSLNAPLSMNDDGLAFSSNMKTKLNQDSGLARVSELLAIKRPHDARTEWIYLLRRHDNQTKAEYGLLALENGWYNFSVEASIQGQQWNALNLRFPLAAQKSFAKASKHFGVNIDEIRAISRRESAFYRFATSGVGARGMMQLMPATAKETARKYRLLYNQPNDLYRADNNIMLGSAYYSQILKQFNGNRVLATAAYNAGPHRVKRWLADSKGQLDVMSFIETIPYTETREYVQAVLSYRMIYQQSHSPNASMFTTYERDFAY; encoded by the coding sequence ATGCGCAACACACTCGTTACATCTTGTTTAACAGCTGCCAGCATGGCGCTAATTTTTTTCTCTCAAAGCTTGAGTGCTTACACTCAAGATCAACAAACCTATTTGGATGCCAGCCGCGCACTAGAAAACAAACAATACGGCCAATATCGCACCTTAAGAGCCAAACTCAATGACTACCCACTGGCGATGTATTTAGATTACAACGCCACCATGGCCGATACCCTCAAGTTGCCTGGTAAAAACGCCTTAATTGAAATAGAAAAATATAAAGGCAGCCCGCTGTACAATTCGGCCCGTTATCGTTATTTACTCACAGCAGGTAAAGCCCAAAGGTGGCGTGATTTTCTTGTCATCTCCCCTGACAGGCCCAATGATGTCCGCCTACAATGCTACTTCAACCTTGCCTTATACCATCAAGGGGACAAAAAAACGGCCTTTGAAGCAACCGATGAACTCTGGCTCTATGGCAAGTCTCGTCCAAACGAGTGCGATCCATTATTTGCGCTTTGGACTCAAGCAGGCCATCGCAGCCAAACCATGATCTGGTCCCGTATGCTGCTCAGCTTTAATGCTGGCCAACATGGCTTAGTGAGCTATTTAGCGCAAAAAATTACCCGCCATAAAACCGAAGCCAACCTATTAGTCTCGGTTTATAAAGATCCCAACAGCTTAAGGCACACCCAAAGGTTCAGTAATAATGCCGCCATCTACGGTGATATTGTTGAAGCTGGGTTAAGAAAACTCGCCTTATCCAATATAAATCAAGCCATCAGCTTGTATAAAAAGTACCACAAACTTCACCGCTTTGGCCCTGAACAAGACGCTAGCTTGAATCATTACTTGGTACGCCGCGCCTTGATTTTTAAAGTTGAAAAACAGCGCAGTCATATCGATAGTATGCTGCCTAAGCTTAAATCTGATGAACTTTTTGGCATGCGTATGCGTTGGGCCATAGGTGAAAAAGATGATGCGACTGTGGCGAAATATTTAAACCTATTAAGCCCTGAAGGCAAGGCCGATCCACGCTGGCAATATTGGCAAATACGTATCACAGGCAAAACAGACGCTGCATTGGCCCAAACCCAAGCCAATATCTTAAGCCAAGAACGTAATTTCTATGGCTTCTATGCGGCGCAATCTCTCAACGCTCCCTTGAGCATGAATGATGATGGCCTGGCATTTTCCTCTAACATGAAAACCAAACTCAACCAAGACTCTGGCCTTGCAAGGGTGAGTGAGCTGTTAGCCATTAAGCGTCCCCATGATGCACGCACCGAATGGATTTATCTGCTTCGCCGCCATGATAATCAGACTAAGGCAGAGTACGGCTTATTGGCACTAGAAAACGGCTGGTACAACTTCAGTGTCGAGGCTAGCATTCAAGGGCAACAGTGGAACGCGCTCAATTTACGCTTCCCCCTCGCCGCACAAAAGTCATTTGCAAAAGCCAGCAAACATTTTGGGGTTAATATCGATGAAATTCGTGCAATTTCTCGTCGTGAGAGTGCTTTTTATCGCTTTGCCACATCCGGTGTCGGTGCCCGCGGCATGATGCAATTAATGCCAGCGACAGCCAAAGAAACCGCTCGTAAATACCGTTTACTCTATAATCAACCTAATGACCTGTATCGCGCCGACAATAACATCATGTTAGGCAGTGCCTATTACAGCCAAATTTTAAAACAATTTAACGGCAACAGGGTGCTGGCAACCGCGGCATATAACGCCGGGCCTCACAGGGTAAAACGCTGGTTAGCAGATTCAAAAGGCCAATTAGATGTGATGAGTTTTATTGAAACCATACCTTATACCGAAACTCGCGAATATGTTCAGGCGGTATTGAGCTACCGCATGATCTACCAACAGTCTCATTCGCCAAATGCCAGCATGTTCACCACCTATGAGCGTGACTTTGCTTATTAG
- a CDS encoding AAA family ATPase has product MHSLRGKVSQVLSQLEQVLLGKPEQIKLALACILARGHLLIEDLPGMGKTSLSQALANTLGMSYQRIQFTSDMLPADILGVSIFDKAKNQFVFHKGPVFNQMLLADEINRASPKTQSALLEAMAEQQITLDGVTHALPVPFFVVATQNPTEQSGTFPLPESQLDRFMMRISLGYPSHDAQLNMLKGQALKTQDLRPCISPDELQMLQSEVRKVSASDALLNYLIALVDYSRQHADAAGLSPRASLALLQAAKAWAYIDERHYLLPEDIQAVFSAVAEHRIRTSHLAVGQTLADIILASVNPIS; this is encoded by the coding sequence ATGCACTCCTTAAGAGGCAAGGTGTCACAGGTATTATCCCAACTCGAGCAGGTATTATTGGGTAAACCCGAGCAAATCAAACTGGCATTAGCCTGTATCTTGGCCCGTGGCCACTTACTCATCGAAGACTTGCCCGGCATGGGAAAAACCAGCCTATCTCAAGCCCTGGCTAACACCTTAGGCATGAGCTATCAGCGCATTCAATTTACCAGTGACATGCTGCCGGCCGACATCTTAGGCGTGTCCATTTTCGATAAAGCGAAAAATCAGTTTGTGTTCCACAAAGGACCTGTGTTTAACCAAATGTTGTTGGCCGATGAAATCAACCGTGCCAGTCCCAAGACCCAAAGTGCCTTACTTGAAGCCATGGCCGAGCAACAAATCACCTTAGATGGTGTGACTCATGCGCTGCCCGTGCCCTTCTTTGTGGTGGCAACCCAAAATCCCACCGAGCAATCGGGGACCTTCCCTTTGCCTGAATCCCAGTTAGACAGATTTATGATGCGCATTTCCTTAGGTTACCCAAGTCATGATGCCCAGCTCAACATGCTGAAAGGCCAAGCACTAAAAACCCAAGACTTACGTCCTTGTATCAGCCCTGATGAATTGCAAATGCTGCAATCTGAGGTCCGTAAGGTGAGTGCTTCGGATGCGCTGCTTAACTACTTGATTGCTTTAGTCGATTATTCTCGTCAACATGCCGATGCCGCAGGTTTGTCCCCAAGAGCCAGCCTCGCCTTGCTGCAGGCAGCCAAAGCTTGGGCGTATATCGATGAACGCCATTATCTGCTCCCAGAAGACATTCAAGCTGTGTTTAGCGCTGTGGCCGAGCATAGAATTCGCACCAGCCACTTAGCCGTCGGCCAAACCTTAGCCGATATAATTCTTGCTAGCGTCAATCCCATAAGTTAA
- a CDS encoding DUF58 domain-containing protein: MKQTQAAAFDGLAQPRPHFLQRLIPLGLRLRWQTWLAKRIPASRQFTLSHKSIFILPSAFGLAWIGLILLLYLFGTNYQNNLIIGLSLLLASLFQTCIIYSYKNLAGLRLSAKKNPQIYAGDTASFAVELSHQSSQLNMSSAANHAVDAGGHTWLKDASRHQQICLRFAGQHHVRIKQVRSEKLAYVPYDNSRRGRLIPGRITVESYFPLGLCRTWSYVDLDLQQIIFAKPKHDEIILSAAEKEAKEDEHGQQRAGINEFNELRAYVPGESLKQVAWKQWAQGKGLLTKTFSQPQGKPLWLLLAQIPGQDFEDRLSKLAWQVDELSQRQQVFGLVLDNNHTIKQDTGDKHRIACQQAIALFQTERGQTKGLQTQDFQPQAKNSVPSSSTSHASLSSAADTFMKKLRNIAKKGVKNAG, encoded by the coding sequence ATGAAACAGACACAAGCCGCTGCTTTTGATGGATTAGCCCAGCCACGGCCGCATTTTTTACAGCGCCTTATTCCCCTGGGTTTACGCCTTCGCTGGCAGACGTGGCTGGCAAAACGCATTCCTGCCAGTCGCCAATTTACTTTAAGCCACAAAAGTATTTTTATTCTGCCCAGCGCCTTTGGTTTAGCCTGGATTGGGCTTATTTTATTGCTGTATTTATTTGGCACTAACTACCAAAACAACCTCATCATCGGCCTGAGTCTACTACTGGCAAGCCTATTTCAAACCTGCATCATTTACAGTTACAAAAATTTGGCAGGCCTTAGATTAAGCGCCAAAAAAAATCCGCAGATCTACGCGGGTGACACCGCAAGCTTTGCCGTGGAGCTCAGCCATCAGAGTAGCCAACTTAATATGAGTTCCGCCGCTAATCATGCTGTCGATGCCGGGGGGCACACATGGTTAAAGGATGCTAGCCGACATCAACAAATTTGCCTGCGTTTTGCAGGGCAACATCATGTCAGAATTAAACAAGTACGCAGTGAGAAGCTCGCTTATGTCCCCTATGATAACAGCCGCCGTGGCCGCTTAATTCCAGGTCGAATCACAGTTGAATCATACTTTCCCCTAGGCTTATGCCGCACTTGGTCTTATGTGGATTTAGATTTACAACAAATCATTTTTGCCAAGCCAAAACACGATGAAATAATCTTAAGTGCTGCAGAGAAAGAGGCAAAAGAAGATGAGCATGGCCAGCAACGCGCTGGGATCAATGAATTTAATGAACTGAGAGCCTATGTGCCAGGAGAATCCTTAAAACAAGTGGCATGGAAACAATGGGCTCAAGGTAAGGGGTTATTGACCAAAACCTTTTCTCAACCTCAAGGCAAACCACTTTGGCTGCTGCTGGCACAAATCCCAGGACAAGACTTCGAAGACAGGCTCAGTAAGCTCGCCTGGCAAGTGGATGAACTAAGCCAGCGCCAGCAAGTTTTTGGCCTAGTGCTGGATAACAATCACACCATCAAACAAGACACAGGTGATAAACACAGAATCGCGTGTCAGCAAGCCATAGCCCTATTTCAAACAGAAAGGGGTCAAACTAAGGGGCTTCAAACACAGGATTTTCAGCCACAAGCAAAAAACTCAGTGCCATCGAGCTCAACATCTCACGCAAGTTTAAGCAGCGCCGCCGATACCTTCATGAAAAAGCTGCGCAATATTGCTAAAAAGGGCGTGAAGAATGCAGGATAA
- a CDS encoding transglutaminaseTgpA domain-containing protein, which yields MQDNFDSHIGRSTLFWLLLTNLAILSPLFDKIMPWSIGICAICFLWRVGIYFGRVAAPPKLLVTSLAIGAATTLALVASQIGALNALVNLLLLGYALKYIEMRQVRDVKVLVLVGYFLIGFSLLEYNSILNTLHLLLVSTINTCVLISLYQEQSQPAMESLPESRDNVRMTRTKSSLLNLSQFKFSLKLLAQSLPLALILFVVFPRLPPLWLMPSMDNARTGLSNEMAFGDISKLTRSAELAFRVGFDSKSQGRLANQDLYWRTLVLDEYDGETWRQHPSMQAIQTLVRQVKPTQPTPDLQGQNNKSIAYNIISEPSYQKWLYGLDVATSDDPKLTMLPDHRLYALNDITQRFSYAVVSYPNAVMDRELSKTIASISLQLPKGLNPQTLALAAQFKRNYPEPKDRLAAMMGYFNRQAFFYTLSPPSLGKQQVDDFLFNNKAGFCAHYASALVYMARATGLPARVVTGYQGGEYNPEAGYYSVYQYMAHAWAEVWLEGQGWQRFDPTAMIAPERILDGFDASFDGASSYLSDTLFTSLRFKHTPWLNELRYKLASLDYYWSLWVLGFDETKKQQVLDKLFGDISLSQLAMIILGLSSIILLLIAYSAGLLHFSFEDKLNRRYLSICQRLINKGLVETKAQVNSQAPLAPIAPMAPITPMTPITPMAPPQRFAAEIAPKLIQFSPKLAKQFAGFSELYIALKYQDLPPKQHRLKQKRFHALYRKLRFGLLVN from the coding sequence ATGCAGGATAATTTTGACAGCCACATCGGCAGATCCACCCTGTTCTGGCTACTGCTGACCAATCTTGCCATCTTGAGTCCACTGTTTGATAAAATCATGCCTTGGAGCATAGGCATTTGCGCCATTTGCTTTTTATGGCGAGTGGGGATTTATTTTGGACGCGTTGCAGCGCCGCCTAAACTTCTGGTAACCTCGCTCGCCATTGGCGCCGCCACCACCTTAGCCTTGGTCGCCAGTCAGATTGGCGCCCTCAATGCACTGGTCAACCTATTACTGCTGGGTTATGCACTTAAATACATAGAGATGCGGCAAGTCCGCGACGTTAAAGTCTTAGTGCTAGTGGGCTACTTCCTGATTGGCTTTAGCCTGTTAGAATACAACTCAATCCTCAATACCTTGCACTTGCTGTTAGTGAGCACCATCAACACTTGCGTGCTTATCAGCCTGTATCAAGAGCAAAGTCAGCCAGCGATGGAAAGCCTCCCCGAGAGCCGCGACAATGTAAGAATGACTAGAACCAAATCTAGCCTGCTCAATCTTTCTCAGTTCAAGTTCAGTCTTAAGCTGCTAGCTCAAAGCTTGCCACTGGCATTAATACTGTTCGTGGTATTTCCAAGATTGCCCCCCTTGTGGCTAATGCCCAGTATGGACAATGCCAGAACCGGCCTGAGTAACGAAATGGCGTTTGGGGATATTAGTAAACTTACCCGCTCGGCTGAACTGGCCTTTAGGGTGGGTTTTGATAGCAAGTCCCAAGGCCGACTAGCCAATCAGGATTTGTATTGGCGCACCTTAGTGTTAGATGAATATGACGGTGAAACTTGGCGGCAACACCCCAGTATGCAAGCCATACAAACCTTAGTCAGGCAAGTGAAACCCACCCAGCCAACGCCTGATCTTCAAGGACAGAATAACAAATCAATAGCCTATAACATCATCAGTGAGCCCAGTTATCAAAAATGGCTCTATGGCTTAGATGTCGCCACCAGTGACGATCCTAAACTCACCATGCTACCGGATCATCGTCTCTATGCCTTAAACGACATCACCCAGCGCTTTAGTTATGCTGTGGTGTCCTACCCCAATGCCGTGATGGACAGAGAATTATCTAAAACCATCGCCTCCATCAGCCTGCAATTGCCTAAAGGATTAAATCCACAAACCTTAGCCTTAGCGGCGCAGTTTAAACGCAACTACCCCGAGCCTAAGGACAGACTCGCCGCCATGATGGGTTATTTTAATCGCCAAGCCTTCTTCTATACCTTGTCACCGCCCTCCCTTGGCAAGCAGCAAGTGGATGATTTTCTGTTTAACAATAAAGCGGGGTTTTGCGCCCATTACGCCTCGGCGCTGGTTTATATGGCAAGGGCGACAGGACTTCCCGCCCGCGTAGTGACAGGCTATCAAGGCGGCGAATATAATCCCGAGGCGGGTTATTACAGTGTGTATCAATACATGGCTCATGCTTGGGCCGAAGTCTGGCTAGAGGGCCAAGGTTGGCAGCGTTTTGATCCCACTGCCATGATAGCCCCTGAGCGCATTCTCGATGGTTTTGATGCAAGTTTTGATGGCGCCTCTAGCTACTTATCGGACACACTGTTTACCAGCCTACGCTTTAAGCACACGCCTTGGCTTAATGAGCTCAGGTACAAGCTTGCAAGTCTAGATTATTACTGGAGTCTGTGGGTCTTAGGCTTTGATGAGACTAAAAAGCAGCAAGTGTTAGACAAGCTTTTTGGTGATATCAGCCTAAGTCAGCTGGCGATGATTATCTTAGGGCTAAGTAGCATCATCTTGCTTCTCATCGCTTATTCTGCCGGATTATTGCATTTCTCCTTTGAGGATAAGCTTAATCGACGCTACCTCAGTATTTGTCAGCGGCTGATTAACAAAGGACTTGTCGAGACTAAAGCTCAAGTTAATTCCCAAGCGCCATTGGCACCTATTGCGCCAATGGCTCCTATTACGCCGATGACTCCTATTACGCCGATGGCACCGCCCCAGCGCTTTGCCGCAGAAATTGCCCCTAAGCTAATTCAATTCAGCCCCAAACTTGCCAAACAGTTTGCCGGTTTCAGTGAGCTTTATATTGCGCTTAAATATCAAGACTTGCCGCCAAAACAGCACAGACTTAAGCAAAAACGCTTCCACGCCTTGTACCGCAAGCTAAGATTTGGGCTTTTAGTTAACTAA
- the recC gene encoding exodeoxyribonuclease V subunit gamma, translating to MLTLIQSNQMEVLSEQLAKLLATPLDETNLLASEHVLVQSPGMSTWLRLEVARHNGIAAALEFPLPSSFIWQLCHTLLPDVPKDNAFTKPAMTWKLMDLLPRLLDDADFAPLANYLTTELATELAPELAPELATEIKPDQAAAAPDSRSQAIVLSAAQDAIKRYQLCSRIADIFDQYLVYRPEWILAWEQNKPLTSLDNKLKLDDSQLWQPKLWRALIDYNRDELGASPYHRANLHESLLEALADEQSSVANLPQRLFVFGISSMPPQTLEILHQLAGRIPVVMLALSPCEHYWGDIIDPKTRARMALQYADKKQLAQDWESSLEVGNPLLANNGKLGRELLDLMLALPSEHTDFGYDCYVKPWDINLHSDDENDAVPVNTPQNAKLLHGVQYDILQMETLGVSLGPDAALYNNIPNRRLLQPDDDSITIRTCHSPLREVETLHNHLLAMLSRCPQLHPKDIVVMMPDVAAYAPYIDAVFGTANAEASGIDGARQQGNSYIPYAIADRGAAAESPLINSFLSLLNINQSRFALTEIMGILEVPAILRRFKLSGDELSQIRLWLDEANVRWGRDEHSRAALNLPAFEQNSWAFGIRRLILGYAFHDGAPLYQDTLLVPGLEGQSAQALGKLMNFLETLDDYRALFAAPCTTSSRLFELQTLLQDIFEADDDEREEIQAINEAIAKLSEELNGAGHQGMLDIEVLKIWFNQRLSESRVGQRYLAGSVNFCTLMPMRSIPFNMVCLLGMNDGDYPRVQHPVGFDLMAHFGAKKGDRSRRADDRYLFLEALLSAREQLYISYIGQSERDNSERIPSMLVSELIEYCQLCYLTPEMKEQLSKLDEEQILALSKPCDDALLARLIQAQPLQPFDPKLFRDNQALGIALQQSYHSQWCPPSTPANKTTTAPASAAASGSASAETSVNTWVMNSSGRFLGPNQSLPQSILADSLWPQWHSDLEERAVFAATDAELELSALLRFFRNPSQFFFNRSLKVDLSLDIQADDNDEPFSLNALERYLLQAKLLDKILAPDLDTSDLDNNGDDRKKTPEASLTQALKAAGSLPMAPFDELLLSQYQRDMAPLIGRVQFMRGEQCEPRSLNLELEFSFSPGQILANSLELSEISLEPALINSPELAHNAAQAPLKLTLLGRIDDILPKGLINYRPGAAHGRDLVRVYLRHLCLNASGQQQTSYLLDMAQFHSFAPITPAHATAQLKAFILAYIQGQTRPLCFMPRTAFAYVEAPGSHQEKLIAAQKLWRDEQNQLGEGFEPHNHRLFRFPDDFTESGFGAIATTLLSPMLSLYHKGKLSELEDFVSQAAVGHSEVNMGEVEKSAAEQIPVNQLAVNQSPVDQSAVNQSPVNQNVGRTADDAVTSKGERHD from the coding sequence ATGCTCACGTTAATTCAATCCAATCAGATGGAAGTATTATCTGAACAATTAGCCAAACTGCTGGCAACCCCATTAGATGAGACAAACCTGCTGGCCAGTGAGCATGTGCTAGTGCAAAGCCCGGGCATGTCCACTTGGCTTAGGCTCGAAGTCGCTCGCCACAATGGCATAGCTGCCGCCCTTGAATTTCCGCTGCCCTCAAGTTTTATTTGGCAACTTTGCCACACCCTGCTGCCCGACGTCCCCAAGGATAACGCCTTCACAAAACCTGCCATGACCTGGAAGTTGATGGACTTATTGCCGCGCCTACTGGACGATGCTGACTTTGCCCCTTTGGCGAATTATTTAACTACTGAGTTGGCCACTGAGCTAGCCCCTGAGTTAGCTCCTGAATTAGCCACTGAAATAAAACCAGATCAAGCCGCTGCAGCGCCTGACTCAAGATCCCAAGCCATTGTTTTATCTGCCGCGCAAGATGCCATCAAGCGCTATCAACTATGCAGCCGCATCGCAGATATCTTTGACCAATATTTGGTCTATCGCCCCGAGTGGATCTTAGCTTGGGAGCAAAACAAACCACTGACTTCATTAGATAATAAACTCAAACTCGATGACAGCCAGTTATGGCAGCCCAAATTGTGGCGCGCACTTATCGACTATAACCGCGATGAACTGGGCGCCAGTCCCTATCACAGGGCAAACTTACATGAATCATTGCTTGAAGCCTTAGCCGATGAGCAAAGCTCTGTCGCCAACCTGCCCCAAAGGCTATTCGTGTTTGGCATTTCCTCCATGCCGCCACAAACCTTAGAAATACTGCATCAGCTGGCAGGGCGTATTCCAGTGGTGATGTTAGCCTTAAGCCCTTGCGAGCATTATTGGGGGGATATCATAGACCCCAAAACCCGCGCCCGCATGGCACTGCAATACGCAGATAAAAAACAGCTAGCACAGGATTGGGAGTCAAGCCTTGAGGTGGGTAACCCGCTGCTTGCCAATAACGGTAAGCTTGGCCGTGAGTTACTGGATCTGATGCTCGCCTTGCCAAGCGAGCACACAGATTTTGGCTATGACTGTTATGTCAAACCTTGGGATATTAATCTACATTCAGACGATGAAAATGATGCTGTCCCAGTAAATACCCCTCAAAACGCTAAGTTACTTCATGGGGTGCAGTATGACATTCTGCAAATGGAAACCTTAGGCGTGAGCCTAGGCCCAGATGCTGCGCTGTATAACAATATTCCTAATCGCCGCTTATTACAGCCAGACGATGACTCAATCACCATCCGCACCTGTCACAGTCCCTTAAGGGAAGTTGAAACGTTACACAATCATTTATTGGCTATGCTGAGCCGCTGCCCGCAGCTGCATCCCAAAGACATAGTTGTCATGATGCCAGATGTGGCCGCCTACGCCCCCTATATTGACGCCGTGTTTGGCACAGCCAATGCTGAAGCGTCTGGGATTGATGGCGCCCGCCAACAAGGCAATAGTTATATTCCCTATGCCATCGCCGATCGCGGCGCTGCGGCAGAGTCACCACTTATCAATAGTTTTTTAAGCTTGCTAAACATCAATCAGAGTCGCTTTGCCTTAACTGAAATCATGGGGATTTTAGAAGTCCCCGCCATTTTGAGGCGCTTTAAACTCAGCGGTGATGAGCTGAGTCAAATTCGCCTCTGGCTAGATGAGGCCAATGTCCGTTGGGGCCGAGATGAGCACAGCCGCGCCGCCTTAAACCTGCCGGCTTTTGAGCAAAACTCTTGGGCTTTTGGCATTCGAAGGTTAATCCTTGGCTACGCTTTTCATGATGGAGCGCCCCTGTATCAAGACACCTTATTAGTGCCAGGTCTTGAGGGCCAATCAGCCCAAGCCCTTGGCAAGCTAATGAATTTCCTTGAAACCTTAGATGATTATCGCGCCCTGTTTGCCGCCCCCTGCACCACTTCTTCGCGCCTGTTTGAGCTGCAAACCTTGCTACAAGATATTTTCGAGGCCGATGACGATGAACGGGAAGAAATTCAAGCCATTAATGAAGCTATCGCTAAATTAAGCGAGGAGTTAAACGGCGCCGGCCATCAAGGCATGCTGGATATTGAAGTGCTTAAAATCTGGTTTAACCAACGCTTAAGCGAGTCTCGCGTGGGTCAGCGCTACCTTGCGGGTAGCGTCAATTTTTGTACCTTAATGCCCATGCGCTCAATCCCCTTTAACATGGTGTGTTTGCTGGGCATGAATGACGGCGACTATCCTAGGGTGCAACACCCGGTGGGCTTTGATTTAATGGCGCATTTTGGCGCTAAAAAAGGTGACCGCTCGCGCCGCGCCGATGACAGATACTTATTTCTCGAAGCCCTACTCTCTGCCCGAGAGCAGCTGTACATCAGTTATATCGGCCAGAGTGAACGGGATAATAGCGAACGTATCCCTTCGATGTTAGTGTCTGAGTTAATTGAATATTGTCAGCTTTGCTACCTAACCCCAGAGATGAAAGAGCAGCTCAGCAAACTTGATGAAGAACAAATCCTTGCCTTGAGCAAACCTTGTGATGATGCCCTGCTCGCACGGCTTATTCAGGCGCAGCCGTTACAGCCTTTCGATCCTAAGCTGTTTAGAGACAATCAAGCCCTAGGCATTGCCCTGCAGCAGAGTTATCACAGCCAGTGGTGCCCGCCGAGCACGCCAGCTAATAAAACAACCACTGCGCCAGCCTCAGCTGCGGCATCCGGTTCAGCCTCTGCTGAAACCTCAGTTAACACTTGGGTTATGAATAGTTCTGGGCGTTTTTTAGGGCCAAACCAAAGCCTGCCTCAGTCAATATTAGCAGACAGCCTGTGGCCGCAATGGCACAGTGATTTGGAGGAAAGAGCGGTATTTGCAGCAACGGATGCTGAGCTTGAGCTATCTGCCCTACTGAGATTTTTCAGAAATCCCAGCCAGTTTTTCTTTAATCGCAGCCTAAAAGTCGATTTATCCTTAGACATTCAAGCCGATGACAATGATGAGCCTTTTAGCCTGAATGCGCTGGAGCGCTACCTGTTACAGGCGAAACTGTTAGATAAAATATTAGCACCTGACCTTGATACCAGTGACCTTGATAACAATGGCGATGATAGGAAGAAAACGCCTGAAGCAAGCCTTACCCAAGCACTAAAAGCCGCGGGCAGTTTACCCATGGCACCCTTTGATGAGCTATTACTGAGTCAGTACCAAAGGGACATGGCGCCGCTGATTGGCAGGGTGCAATTTATGCGGGGCGAGCAATGTGAGCCAAGAAGCCTTAATCTTGAACTGGAATTTAGCTTCAGCCCCGGGCAAATTCTGGCTAACAGCCTTGAGCTGAGTGAAATTAGCCTTGAGCCTGCACTAATAAACAGCCCAGAGCTCGCTCACAACGCCGCTCAAGCGCCACTTAAACTCACCCTACTTGGGCGCATCGACGATATCTTGCCCAAGGGCCTGATAAATTATCGACCCGGCGCCGCCCATGGCCGTGATTTGGTAAGGGTATACCTAAGGCATTTATGCCTCAATGCCAGTGGTCAGCAGCAGACCAGTTATTTACTGGATATGGCGCAATTTCATAGCTTTGCACCAATAACGCCAGCCCATGCAACAGCGCAACTTAAGGCCTTTATTTTGGCTTATATTCAAGGGCAAACGCGGCCATTGTGCTTTATGCCTCGCACCGCCTTTGCCTATGTGGAAGCACCAGGTAGTCATCAAGAAAAATTAATCGCCGCGCAAAAACTGTGGCGAGATGAGCAAAATCAGCTAGGGGAAGGTTTTGAGCCCCATAACCACAGGCTGTTTCGCTTTCCTGATGATTTCACCGAGTCTGGCTTTGGCGCAATAGCCACCACATTATTGAGCCCCATGCTGAGCCTGTATCACAAGGGCAAACTCAGTGAGTTAGAAGATTTTGTCAGTCAGGCAGCGGTGGGCCATAGCGAGGTTAACATGGGCGAAGTAGAAAAGAGCGCTGCAGAACAGATCCCAGTAAACCAGTTAGCAGTAAACCAAAGCCCAGTAGACCAGAGCGCAGTAAACCAGAGCCCAGTAAACCAGAATGTTGGCAGAACAGCGGACGATGCCGTTACAAGCAAGGGGGAGCGCCATGACTGA